From Danaus plexippus chromosome 11, MEX_DaPlex, whole genome shotgun sequence, the proteins below share one genomic window:
- the LOC116765680 gene encoding silk gland factor 3 has product MAATTYMPGELDLGSISGYHAASPRSAEPADMKYQHHLHASGSPSPGAPVGLNPWASLPPGDPWSMHQHHTHVHQPDVKPPAAPHDHRHLQGHGWHAPVVSAHYGAVSPYPVPMHQHHMLRDVQPSPHPMHHHHALERDQPEEDTPTSDDLEAFAKQFKQRRIKLGFTQADVGLALGTLYGNVFSQTTICRFEALQLSFKNMCKLKPLLQKWLEEADSTTGSPTSIDKIAAQGRKRKKRTSIEVSVKGALEQHFHKQPKPSAQEITSLADSLQLEKEVVRVWFCNRRQKEKRMTPPNTLGGEMLDGMGHGHYGHDVHGSPPLHAHSPALSPHAQHGQHAPHAPHSQHPQHGLQSAHTLAAH; this is encoded by the coding sequence ATGGCGGCGACCACGTATATGCCGGGAGAGCTGGATCTCGGCAGCATCAGCGGCTATCACGCTGCGTCGCCGCGCAGCGCTGAGCCGGCTGACATGAAGTACCAGCACCACCTGCACGCAAGCGGGTCTCCTTCGCCAGGCGCGCCCGTGGGTCTAAACCCGTGGGCTTCGCTACCGCCTGGTGATCCCTGGTCCATGCATCAGCACCACACTCATGTGCATCAACCTGACGTTAAGCCACCGGCTGCTCCACACGATCACCGTCACTTGCAAGGCCATGGCTGGCATGCACCGGTTGTATCAGCACATTACGGCGCTGTTTCGCCCTATCCGGTGCCCATGCACCAGCATCACATGCTGCGGGATGTGCAGCCCTCGCCGCATCCCATGCATCATCATCACGCGCTCGAACGTGACCAGCCAGAAGAGGACACACCGACCAGTGATGACCTAGAAGCGTTTGCCAAACAATTTAAGCAACGCCGTATCAAACTCGGCTTCACGCAGGCTGACGTAGGTCTCGCATTAGGAACCCTTTATGGCAATGTGTTTTCTCAAACAACGATATGCCGATTCGAGGCTCTACAGCTCAGTTTCAAAAACATGTGTAAATTGAAACCACTTTTGCAAAAATGGCTAGAGGAAGCCGACTCTACGACGGGTAGTCCGACTAGTATCGATAAAATAGCCGCCCAGGGTCGCAAGAGAAAGAAGCGAACATCCATCGAAGTGTCAGTGAAGGGTGCGCTAGAACAACACTTTCATAAGCAGCCAAAACCCTCCGCCCAAGAGATCACGAGTCTCGCAGATAGTTTACAACTAGAGAAGGAGGTAGTCAGAGTATGGTTTTGTAATCGTCGGCAAAAGGAAAAGAGGATGACGCCGCCGAACACGTTAGGCGGTGAGATGTTGGACGGAATGGGCCACGGGCACTACGGGCACGACGTGCATGGCTCACCACCGCTGCATGCTCACTCGCCGGCGCTGTCACCACACGCGCAGCACGGCCAGCACGCACCGCACGCGCCGCACTCGCAGCACCCGCAACACGGCCTCCAGAGCGCGCACACCCTAGCCGCACACTAA